Below is a genomic region from Argopecten irradians isolate NY chromosome 14, Ai_NY, whole genome shotgun sequence.
cctggactatataaaaaaaactcatagtaaaactgaagggaacagaacaggtaatatAGTCATTTGATgcataacaaaacataaaacagtACAATGTGTTTgactgtggctttgaagttggacgtcgCCCTCTGTAGTCTTTAAAGCATTTTTTTATTGGCCTGTGATTGATTCAGTTTTTTTTCCCTCTGGGctaccttcagttttactatgagatagttcagaggtgtagagatcgtaagtgatcggaacccctggagtatcgaggatgatagcGATGGGTTTATACGTACTCTTGCTTCCACTCCTCTTTCAAACCCATTTTACCACAACTTCCCGTAGACAGGgaggaaataaaataaaattggtgTTTTGTGTATTCCATCACATTAAAAGTGAGATTGATGAAAGCTGGAGATCTCGGAGAAAACCCACCGACTTATGAACAGTACCCGGCACCTATACTGTAAAAATCGAACTTGAAACCCAGCGGTGAAAGGCTGGTGGTAGTGTTTCGGTATATCTTAACCAGACTGCCACATGGACCCCTCTGAAATAGTTTGGAAAATCTAGAAATAATgtccaaaaatgaggcggtgtcaaAGGAGACATTATGAAGAGGAAAGTCAGTTAAGAACATTTCGTGAGCGATGTGGTCCGTAGTTCATTGTACATATTTGCATGGATCATATGTGTCATTGATGAACAAAGACCAAGGCCACAGTATACCataaattttcaatatatattcataatctCTAATCTCTAAAATACAAACAATGGACGCGTACCGAGATATTTGTGATACGAGCATGCATGTTTATAAGGCTTCTAAACTAGTAGTTAAGAACAATGTTTTTAGGTCGATATAGATATTGCGTTTGTTATAGGTTAAGTATAATATTAACTCTATATTTAGAACGCATTGAGGAATTTACTAAGCTTACAGAAAACAGTACATAATTCGAGGAAAACAGTGAAACTGAAAGTAGATATTTCACAAGCTATAACAtgtaaatttcaaaacaaatgcTCTATTAGCCTAGTGGTATATGCTGTATAACGAATCGATGGCGATTTAGAGAATCCAACTTAATTTTAACCTTCTGTATTGTTCCTATCCATGCTAATAATAGATTGAAACATGTATAATTAACATAATGGTTTGGgcgttatatatttacagaaagCAGCGAGCGAGAGATTCGATGAAAAATTGCGAAAGCGAAACTAGGGCAATGTATATAGCCAGCATTCAAGTTACCTTTCCGCATGTCCACGTAGGTCCTTCCAGGTATGTGTTCTCTTATTATTGATGATATCTATATACCgcaaatttaaattttgaaatttaattagaATGTTCTTCTGATGTGATTCTTTGTTTCTATActcttgttttaaaatgaatgtagatataaatactaaatatattttattgtgtttattGGTAACAGGTAATATTAATACGTGTGTTaagctacatgtatgtagtttTCTGCTTTACTATCTGTTCATCTTAGAAAATTACCTTATGTTATCATACAGATTGCATAGTAACATTATGTGATATTTCATCTTTTCAACTGCATGCTAATAGATCATTCTGATGGCCTGTTTTTAATGTCGCTTTTACTGCTAACAACATGGCATTGCTTTAATTGTCTTCTCATTCTAGCATAGTCCAACAGCCTTGGGAACTCTTCCTAACAGGTAGGACTCATACTTACATATCAACATGAAAACCTAGTCtaatttagaatatttttgttatttaattattttgtcgAATTTGCATTCATCAGTCTATAATTGCAAGTTAAATGTGTTTATTACTTAGATATTAGCACTTACTTGTAACACTATACCCATATTCACTTGTCAGTGGCGTATCATGACATCATATTTTACTCATAATGCTATGTTGTAGCAAATGATGGGATTGCTATTGAATGAGCTGCTTTATCttcattaaatattgtttacaaatcaTCAGAGAATTCTTTGATCCATTGTAATGTGGTTTGGTTTGTTAAGTTTTACGTCCTACAGGGCCATGTAAGGTCGTACCAGGTTTGATCTCGGAGAAAACTCGGAGTACTcggaaaaaaccaccgaccagctgtCAAGACCTGGCAACAGCCCCTCATGTGATTAAaactcacgacccagaggtggagggcttgtggtgatATATCGAGACATCTTAACTATTCGACCACCGCGGCCTCTACCCATTGTAAATGTATCCCAATACACTATTGCCAATAATTTGACATTgtctttttatctatttaaatacacatgaaatgaaacatattattcTATTctaaacataaacataaacaGGTGGCCACTACTGCTATCGTACCTACAGTCAGTGGTCATATTAAAGTACGCGGGTGGAAATTTTGCTGTATATTATTagtaacatttaatataatagAAAGTCATTTTACATCCAATCgtaacaatattttatgttcTGACTAAGAGTAAACCTGTAATTTTCATGACGCCATTttactacagacaaagaaggaaatggTGGCGTCATCAAACGTTGTTTGGATATAAATGTTTACAACTCGCACATATTGCAACGGAagaacatgtacattatttcaaaatcagcGCAAGATAACTAGCTTTTATATTGTCAACTTTGAAGTTTTTATGCTTGTAATCGATTTCTGTTAGATTTGACCAATGTCAACTGCTGATATAACTGTATTTTGAACACCTTTACCCTCGAATACTTGTACGTGTGACTTGTTACTTTGCTTCTGTTTTAGGAAGGCTCAGTTTTTATTGTAGTTCTGATATTGTATATCGTTTTATTATCTATTGTTgtcatttagtttttttttcttattttaacgACTTTGATAATAGATTTTCTTTTAGCCAAAGTTTTAATCATTAATTGGGGTTTTGTACGAGAACACActtgataatatataaatatgaaaattaagtcACGTTCTTTCATAATGAGTTCAGATTTCATATAAAAAACGAACTGCAATCTGATACAGCTATTCACTAACAAAAGTTACAAAACAACGTATATTTTCACTAAAATATCTGATACTTTCCCgtctttttgagaaaaaaaaagtattctATGATGAAATCCCGTTTAGGCCAAACAAATAGTATGTTTGTTTATGGTTatccgaccgaccctaattttttacccctgaCCCTAATTTGTTTTCCCACTCTTCTACGAAAAAATTAAGagcttttctacgaaaaaaatacCAGCGGAagacaattttaaaacaaaatctcCCGACCTACCGGctctatttttttgccaatgcaatacttaacagacatattttttacCTTATTTATATAgctatgtatgataaaatggAATTTCCTTTGCATTGTTGGCTTCACATGTAgtccatatatatatcagaGAGATAATGAGTGCTTACTTTGTATGTCAAAGGGTTTTCCGTAaccttatatacatgtaataaatatctTACCGGGTGTTACTTCCTTTCATATTACGGAATATCCTTGACCTAAAAATAGAACATCTTTTGTATGAGTCATACAATTCATGGGTATTGTGTGTACATAACATATGCATGTTTTTACCTATGACACTGAGATCAACTTACAAATAACGATACtccattaaataaataattcagtATCGAGTGGTACTGATGCATGTCGTTCATATTTCAATCGTgaaagtttttaaaaatgtgAATTCTCTTTATGATTACTATTAATATCCCAATCTTCATATTAAACAGCCAAACGTGTCTAAAACTGcattaaacatatataatcaTTCTATTCGGTTTTCTTTTaggttaaaaataaataattatacaataaatgtgattgatcatcatcatcatcatttcttTTATTCCTCAAAACTGAGATACAAAGATTAATTACAAGGTAGATATATGCTTTTGAAGCTGTAGTCATTAATACATGTTCAATTGTATAAATTATAAGGTTTTATCAagataatattataaattactagtattatacatatatacgttCTTGATGTATGGTATCAAGTTGACTACAATAGCATAGAGACTCAATCATGTTGTTAATTCATACCACACgaacaaatttaaataatcaTCAATAGAACGACAGTATGACTGTGATTGGACGTTAGAGGTAGTTGTTATGTGGGTATTTCCCGTGTACCTGGTTTAAACTTCCGTGTATGTTTACATTATACCCCGGTGTCAGTTCTACTGTATATCGTAATACACATGCACATCGGTACGTCACAGGTATGTCTTAACGAGTAGGATATATATGTAAGTTCTACTACTAGAGATGCCTATTGTATGATGCGTATATTATAAATTGCTGCATCCTCGACAACATCAAATTGATAAATACTTACTTATTATAGATTTAGTACACAATACTATATGTTATCccataattattaaaaattacAGCTGTTAAAAATTGTTCCGCTAATGTATAACAATGTCGACTAGCCACTGATACTTTAAGTTTaagtatatttgtaaaaatattatctTCACGAAAGGGTCGTTATGCATGCTCTGTACCTTGTATTTAAACAAGCGTATCAATATcagattgtttttattatatttacgtttCAATTGATTAGATAGAGGGTATTACTTGTTTCTTGATGGATAACCGTTATATTTTatctcgggatcacaaaatgctGTAATATccttggcaagcctcgggtttaacaacattttgtgacccttgggtagaatatccctatccttcatatccacatatgatttgtttgtttgattaattaacgtcctattaacagttatagtcatgtaaggacggccttccatgtatgcgatgtgttgcgtgtatgttgtgcaaggtgcgtgttttaggagactgcggtatattcttgtcgtgtcttcttgtatagtggaactgttgtcctttttatagtgctatatcactgaagcaagaaagagtcttataatatttcattctgaaaaatgtaataaatgtatttaatctAATAATCAACGTATTTTAATatgattaaatatgtatttttttaattttgtctcCTTAATCATTGGTTGTTTTAGTAGGACTGCgtacatatataaattttgtaattattgattggaagataaaattaaattaatattaaagGGCTTAAAATGTGATAATATTTCTTTAATAAAATATGGCAGAAAGCAAGCGGTTTGCTGGAATCATTACAGTGTCATTTTCATAGCGTCACGACTGTTGAATTATTTAGCAATCTGTCACTGGCCAGTGTATGGTTAATGTTGTAACTAGAATTACGTGAAGTTCATGTGTGGTAACATGACATATTGATAAATCAGTTATTAACCTTTTTTCGGGTAGGGTTGAAAATTTCTGTCTTCCGGTGGCCCTGAAAATATCAACTTGTTGGCCAAATCAATTTCCGTATTACTCAAAATTCTGTCAATATTAAAACTGAACATTGTGCATTTTTTGAGAGAGAGAGCAAAAGCTAATTCGGAGAAATTACAATTGCACGTATATATCGAAATTGTGAAACAACTTTTAAgaatcaaaatgaaatgttaagTTTTGTTGGCTTATAGAAAACTATATATAGGTCCTATACAATGTACTGCAGTGTGTTTTTGTAATAAACTAATGCCACCATTCTTCTCACTACTTTTACATGCCATTACTATTTCATCATGATATTTATTCACAAACTTCCGTAGTGTGGACATCTATGTTTATCTACTTGTAGTTTTACTGTATCTGCTTTAGGTAAAATATAGATTTAATAATATGTACGTAATAAGCAGTTCCTCAATACAATGATCTGATGTGACGATGTATTATATTAACGAGACACGATActgaatatatataacaaaataattacatccGCGTTGCGTTGGTGTCATTTTTCACCTATCGCCCACGGAGgttttaaagctaaattaatctgataaaaatgatatgatTCCAAATTCTAGGAAAGTTCAAACCGAGCTTCCATTTTATTTATAATCTTATCATTATGTACGTGTTTTCAAAcgcttttaatattttttttcttttagttATTTTCCATGGTCTATATCTGCTTACATATTCCGTCTGGCCTATTTcacaaattttctttttatactgccaacatgtaatttattatttaattacgttttttctccttttttccGGATTTCCAGACACCATGTCTTCCAATCCATCCTACAATACTTATGATGTCCCCGATATGCCGAGCTTGAATTATCAGACAAACGAGAGATCCTCGAGTATCTCGACGGAGGGATCATGTATCAGTTCGAGTTCATTCCGGCCTCTTACTGCAAAGAAATCAAATGACCGGTATTCCTGTGTCCTAATTATCGTCGCCATTTTCCTCGCTGTTTTTTGCGTTGCCCTGGCCATATGTGTAGCGATTTTATTCCTTAATTTAGAACAACTTCGCACAGAACTCTGGCAAACGAAAGTCGACTCGAAAGACCAGAAGGTGTGTCTTTTTTGTGACGAACTAACCATGTCCCCATTTGAGGATGAAAATGCTTTTAAACGGGAACTGGAAGTGACGTCAGATGAGAGCGGTGCTATGGTGTGCTGCGCGTGTAACGCAAGGGAGTCCAAGGTCATGTTCGATCTGGTACGATTTATATAGATCTCATCGTATTCGTGTTCTGTTTAATATTATGATGGCGGTTGCTGCCTTTTATTCGTTCTGCAAatctttgatatttgtttaacCAATCAGAAAGCATGCATATTTTAGAAGCGCTAATGTGCAGTAGCTGATGATTTTTTACTTCAGATTTTTACATAAGTTCTTCCACTGATGTCTCAAATTGGGATACTCCGAGTTAATATGAAATGTAATTTGATTAGCAATAAGCATTAATAACATTGACACCAAcgttacaaaaaaatatgtttgttaagaaccaaatattttttttaatttttaagagAAGGTAAGAATAATGcacgtttttattttttatttcagttattCAAGAAAAAGAACAAGATTGCATGCATTGAAGGTAACAATTATATCTTATACACTGGCTAAAGATAGGAACCAAGCTAATAGTTTCCCCGAAATATCAAAGCTATGATTGAAAGCATCAGAGAAAATAACGGAATTATTACGATAATGGCATATGACATAAAACCACACAAAACTTggcatttaatttaaattttctttattcaaaTATGTTATGACAATAAGATAATACACAAAGGATATGTAAAGAACAATgttattctttcatacctacacgtgtaatactggctggtctagggcaatacactcatgtcgcctgaggctgtattgcatgactacccatgcaataaagcgtcgtgacgtcacggcgtcaacaaaatctctatttcctcggtaaaattttaacatttttttcacacaaaattgactggttttactataaaagatgcaagcaacggactttgtgttgaaaatatcacgtaatttttcatgtatggaaattgacttccagtcgttgatttcttcgaatttatttcaaaatggcgggatattatagttgtaaaattgcagtaaaacgtcgtggtatgaaagaaaaatactctttcataagtggatatgaaggatagggatattctaccctcgggatcacaaaatgttgcaaaaccctcggcaagcctcgggttttactacattttgtgaccctcgggtagaatatccctatccttcatatccacgtatgaaagagtcttataatatattaCCTTAACTTGTATTTACTAATATATTCTTAATGGACAGCACAGAGAATGTTCGATAATCATGTGCACGATCTTGTGATAATGAAATAATGCTATTGCCTTGAAAGGTGCGTTcgtaataaaaacaaattaatcaatatatgaTTACCAGAGGCGAACGCGGCCCAGACTAGCTGTAACAAGACCACACTTCCTGGTACAGGCCTGATGGGACGCTCCTCCGCTCACCTCCATATTGGTGTCCAAAATACGGGACTCAGGAATGGTAAgttgtgttttatatgtatatttacttATCCTTAATAATCAACGTACACACGTTATTCTTTAGTgattattatgaaatattttattcaaattcttAGAGCATCAAAATCAGAAACAGACTAGGAGttataattacctcccttgaatCTTCGATGAACATTTCTGTGGTCAAGACAGCAACTGTATTcgacatgtatttgtaagagtcctttattcataaaaaatgaaaatgtaatgtGTTAAGTTCAAATGTGTTATAGGTAATCGTCTATCTAGAAgatgaatttttaaaatatcacaaaacataagGGATAGGATATTTACAACTGTCGGCTGATAATTCCAGATCATGAAAACGAGCCCATTAGGAACTGGCGATCGGATGATCCCACAGCTCACATAGAGGGGATGAACCTATCCAATGATAGACTGATCGTGAATACGACTGGCCTATACGTTGTGTACAGTCAGGTCTACTTCTCTACCTACATTCCTCCTACTACCCCTACGTCCAGCAGTGTACTGTACCATTACGTGTACCGGTACAACGTCATTTACCCCAACTCAGGAAACCAACTACTCATGAAGAGCGTCCGGACGTTGAACCTTGACCCCGTGACGTCACATAGCGACCACACGAGTTACACTTCGGCGACGGTACGTCTGACCGTTGGTGATGAGATCTACGTGAAAGTGTCAAACTTGTCTTTGGTGTCACGTTCAGAAAAAGCAAGCTTCCTAGGCATGGTACAGGTAGCGTGATCTGGTCTTCATGGGAATTCCACATTGGTGGTTTGGAACActgggacctggcacgatttttttaaaactaacagtatacatatatacatattatagtatcaagggtatgaactcggcggtcaagaaaaacggacctatttgtttaaaaccgcgattattttaataaattggttctatactacattgacggatatcttaccttaaagagaaataatttatctttccattgagtgttTGATGAATgcaattggccaagtattgacgaagttatgacttgatgaatcgggaaatttacgaaaaatatgctaggtagacatttccctgtccggtcgaaatgtcgtctcggctctaatgggcacctcaaaaaccaagccataatcacaaaatctacgcttgtggtggtaaacagtacccataactgtgttcaaccacaatctcctttggaggtgtcatgacccgtactttgtagaaactccatttaaacatcgtgtagcacACTTACTTtcaccgtcaccgccatgttcatttgttcttcggaacgcttctcgagtttacccacaagcacaacaatccataatttgcataatgtagtcacgatatgtaaagtcgagaagcgttccgagagaaaaatgaacatggcggtgacggttaaagtaagtgagctacacgatgttaaAATAGAGTTTCTACTAAGTACGGGTCtaacacctccaaaggagattgtggatgaacacagttatgggtactgtttaccaccacaagcgtagattttgtgattatggcttggtttttgaggtgcccattagagccgagacgacatttcgaccggacagggatactatactataatatattgtatactgttggttaaaaattttcgtgccaggtccctgtggtttgGAATCTCAGTCGAGAACTTTTAAGTACTTCACCTTAGTGTGTAGGGCAATGCTTTCTCGGAGTAAAAACTTACTGTAAAAAGTTCAAACGTTGACTTAAGCTACATAAATGTGACTTTTAccttttttaggtcacctgagacgaagtctcaagtgacctattctaatcgccttttgtccgtcgtcgtgcgtcgtgcgtcgtccgtcgtccgtcgtatgtccgtaaacaatttacattttcaacttcttctccaaaactgctgaagcaatttcaatgaaattttgcacaaaccttctaaggcataaggccaatcaaaattgtgaattatatgatcctcaccccccagggagctatggcaggggccaaaaggggtaaaattgactaaaatttcaaaaatcttcttctccactcacagatgtgatggaattaaatactcttcatagatagaaaggtcctaaggtcctttacaaaaattgtgaattatatgaccctggggtctcaggtttccccctggggagggggttaagtttactatagtttatatagggaaaacacatttttgagtattatttgatcatttgtaataggaaatgagtcaaatattgtcagaattatcagtatgagatggctattgaatcctattaaccagttttccatgactgacccccaggggccttaggggcggggtcaaaaggggtcaaataggcttaaactttaaaaatcttcttcttaaatactggaaatggtagaatcacatactcttcatagatggacaggtcttaaggtgttttattgaaattgggAATTATATAACCcaggggtctcacgtttccccctggggagggggtcaagtttactatagtttatatagggaaaacacatttatgagcatattttgctcaattttcatagaaaatgtgtgaaacttgtttagaattattagcctgagataacattttattatcatatatctatattggtcctggtcaaccccctcggggcagaggggtggggccaaaaggggcaaataggctcaaactttaaaaatcttcttcttaaatactggaaatggtagaatctaatactcttcatagatggacaggtcttaaggtgttttatgaaaattgtgaattatatgacccttgggtctcatgtttccccctggggagggggttaagtttactttagtttatataggaaaaacacatttatgaacattatttagtcattaaaataggaaattagtcaattgttgtcagaattatccctatgtgatggccattgaatcttatcaacaaattttccatgactgatccccaggggccttagggatggggccaaaacgggtcaaataggctaaaactttaaaaatcttcttctgaaatactggaactggttgaatcaaatactctgcatagatggaaaggtcttaaagtcctttacaaaaattgtgaattatatgaccctggggtctcagattttcccctggggagggggtcaaatttactatagtttataaaggaaaaacacatttatgaacattatttgcctatttttcataggaaattagtcaatctgggttagaattattagcctgagatagcattttaacatcatatccatattggtcttggccgacccccagggaccagaggggcggggccaaaaggggtcaaaatggataacatttcaaaaatctttcttctgaattcacataatcttcatagattaaaaagtcaaatttataaaatcactgactgacttcaagggcctgatgggccaatatatagtgtttatatgcatgtctttgtttcattctgtatctgaaatcaggtgaccgttaaggcccatgggcctcttgttttttgtttcgagaaatcaagAACAGATTCCAACTTTGAAAATGTAATGCACTTGTACATATCTGTATTTCATCACGGGCAGCTTTGAATTCATTGAACTTACCACTGTGATAAAGACGTGATCTTTGTTGCAATGGCAGACGTTACAGAGATATAAACGGATATGAGAGTAAATATATCTGTGGAGAGTGAGTGTGGGTATGAGTAAGGATCTGTGTTTGAATGCATTTGTGTGATATGTCCGGGGAAAGTCAGATAAGGCCATCTCTAAAACTCCACTATAGCCGGTCTCTATTTAGTGTTTGAAGCAGGAGACGTTCGGAAGTCTCTAAAACTCCACCATAGTCGGTCTCTATTCAGTGTTTGAAGCAGGAGACGTTCGGAAGTCTCTAAAACTCCTCCTTAGCGGTCAAAATTTCGTGTTTGAAGCAGGAGACGTTCGGAAGTCTCTAAAACTCCTCCTTAGCGGTCAAAATTTCGTGTTTGAAGCAGGAGACGTTCGGAAG
It encodes:
- the LOC138308210 gene encoding uncharacterized protein isoform X2, producing the protein MIHRKQRARDSMKNCESETRAMYIASIQVTFPHVHVGPSSIVQQPWELFLTDTMSSNPSYNTYDVPDMPSLNYQTNERSSSISTEGSCISSSSFRPLTAKKSNDRYSCVLIIVAIFLAVFCVALAICVAILFLNLEQLRTELWQTKVDSKDQKVCLFCDELTMSPFEDENAFKRELEVTSDESGAMVCCACNARESKVMFDLLFKKKNKIACIEEANAAQTSCNKTTLPGTGLMGRSSAHLHIGVQNTGLRNDHENEPIRNWRSDDPTAHIEGMNLSNDRLIVNTTGLYVVYSQVYFSTYIPPTTPTSSSVLYHYVYRYNVIYPNSGNQLLMKSVRTLNLDPVTSHSDHTSYTSATVRLTVGDEIYVKVSNLSLVSRSEKASFLGMVQVA
- the LOC138308210 gene encoding uncharacterized protein isoform X1, translated to MKNCESETRAMYIASIQVTFPHVHVGPSSIVQQPWELFLTDTMSSNPSYNTYDVPDMPSLNYQTNERSSSISTEGSCISSSSFRPLTAKKSNDRYSCVLIIVAIFLAVFCVALAICVAILFLNLEQLRTELWQTKVDSKDQKVCLFCDELTMSPFEDENAFKRELEVTSDESGAMVCCACNARESKVMFDLLFKKKNKIACIEEANAAQTSCNKTTLPGTGLMGRSSAHLHIGVQNTGLRNDHENEPIRNWRSDDPTAHIEGMNLSNDRLIVNTTGLYVVYSQVYFSTYIPPTTPTSSSVLYHYVYRYNVIYPNSGNQLLMKSVRTLNLDPVTSHSDHTSYTSATVRLTVGDEIYVKVSNLSLVSRSEKASFLGMVQVA
- the LOC138308210 gene encoding uncharacterized protein isoform X3, which encodes MFTLYPGVSSTVYRNTHAHRYVTDTMSSNPSYNTYDVPDMPSLNYQTNERSSSISTEGSCISSSSFRPLTAKKSNDRYSCVLIIVAIFLAVFCVALAICVAILFLNLEQLRTELWQTKVDSKDQKVCLFCDELTMSPFEDENAFKRELEVTSDESGAMVCCACNARESKVMFDLLFKKKNKIACIEEANAAQTSCNKTTLPGTGLMGRSSAHLHIGVQNTGLRNDHENEPIRNWRSDDPTAHIEGMNLSNDRLIVNTTGLYVVYSQVYFSTYIPPTTPTSSSVLYHYVYRYNVIYPNSGNQLLMKSVRTLNLDPVTSHSDHTSYTSATVRLTVGDEIYVKVSNLSLVSRSEKASFLGMVQVA
- the LOC138308210 gene encoding tumor necrosis factor ligand superfamily member 6-like isoform X4; the encoded protein is MSSNPSYNTYDVPDMPSLNYQTNERSSSISTEGSCISSSSFRPLTAKKSNDRYSCVLIIVAIFLAVFCVALAICVAILFLNLEQLRTELWQTKVDSKDQKVCLFCDELTMSPFEDENAFKRELEVTSDESGAMVCCACNARESKVMFDLLFKKKNKIACIEEANAAQTSCNKTTLPGTGLMGRSSAHLHIGVQNTGLRNDHENEPIRNWRSDDPTAHIEGMNLSNDRLIVNTTGLYVVYSQVYFSTYIPPTTPTSSSVLYHYVYRYNVIYPNSGNQLLMKSVRTLNLDPVTSHSDHTSYTSATVRLTVGDEIYVKVSNLSLVSRSEKASFLGMVQVA